In Candidatus Bathyarchaeia archaeon, a single window of DNA contains:
- a CDS encoding orotidine 5'-phosphate decarboxylase / HUMPS family protein codes for MGRILRVDLSSGSIEVEELDWEIAAKYVGGRGYAAKLLYDGLPKGVDPLSPENILVFATGPVTGLPAPTSGRFSISAKSPLTGTIMDSNCGGYIGVELKRAGFDVIIVEGASPSPVYLLIRNEGAELKPAEHLWGKLVDEVQGMIRREVGDDRVKVASIGPAGENRVRIASIMADIHRAAGRGGLGAVMGSKGLKAIAAIGDKRIEPANERAFLKEVKMVNEVLSRNPLTGDTLGRYGTASLVHIINRAGILPTKNFQLGTFEDAEAVSGEAIAKSILVKKKGCFACPIMCGRVTKIKGPGGEIMSEGPEYETVWSLGPNCGISDIGRIAMINHLCNLYGLDTISFGNTVGFLMEAREKGLLEVEKPDLRWGNHEAVEEMVRLTAERRGIGELASEGVKRISERIGGKEFAMHVKGMELPAYDPRGAKGQGLAYATSNRGGCHLRAYMIESEILSLPRYLDPLKSEGKAGLVKRMQDVFAVLDSMIMCKYTTLALFKTLEYEPYFYARLLTTATGFYFDEEEFRRAGERIYNIERLFNAREGFGRVDDSLPPRLSGTPMPSGPAEGQIIDLGPMLDEYYAIRGWMPNGIPSDKRLQELGIISQPTWPKLQVALDLRDLEEALRIAELSHRGGAEWLEAGTPLVKSAGMRAVSELRRRFPSATIVADLKTLDTGWLETEIAVLAGADIVSISGLASDNTIRDSIGCARKYGAKVMVDLLEVRDPIKRAKEIEALGADYICAHSAIDVQRDRDQEIDRKVSLIADLAKSISIPLAVAGGIRYDTARKLVRAGAKIIIVGAAVTRAADPMMATRRIVESICS; via the coding sequence ATGGGCCGAATCCTCCGGGTGGATCTTTCCTCGGGATCGATCGAGGTAGAGGAGCTGGATTGGGAGATCGCGGCCAAATACGTTGGCGGAAGGGGCTATGCGGCGAAGCTCCTTTACGATGGCCTCCCGAAGGGCGTTGATCCCCTCTCCCCTGAGAACATCCTAGTATTCGCCACAGGGCCCGTGACCGGGCTCCCAGCGCCAACCTCTGGTAGGTTCTCAATATCGGCGAAGAGCCCGTTGACCGGCACCATAATGGATTCCAATTGCGGGGGATATATAGGGGTCGAGCTGAAGAGGGCGGGTTTTGATGTCATCATAGTGGAGGGGGCCAGCCCCAGCCCAGTTTACCTCCTAATCCGCAACGAAGGGGCCGAGCTTAAGCCAGCGGAGCATCTATGGGGAAAGCTCGTAGACGAGGTTCAAGGGATGATAAGAAGGGAGGTTGGAGATGATAGGGTTAAGGTGGCCTCCATAGGGCCGGCCGGGGAGAATAGGGTCAGGATCGCCTCAATAATGGCTGACATCCATAGGGCCGCTGGGAGGGGGGGCTTGGGGGCCGTGATGGGATCGAAGGGTCTTAAGGCGATAGCCGCAATAGGCGATAAAAGGATCGAGCCCGCTAACGAGCGCGCCTTCTTGAAGGAGGTCAAGATGGTTAATGAGGTGCTCTCCCGGAATCCACTGACGGGCGATACCTTAGGCAGATACGGCACTGCCTCCTTGGTCCATATAATAAACAGGGCCGGAATATTGCCGACGAAGAACTTCCAGCTGGGGACCTTCGAGGATGCTGAGGCGGTGAGCGGGGAGGCGATAGCGAAGAGCATCCTAGTCAAGAAGAAGGGCTGCTTCGCCTGCCCGATAATGTGCGGGAGGGTCACGAAGATAAAGGGCCCCGGCGGGGAGATAATGAGCGAGGGGCCCGAGTATGAAACCGTATGGTCGCTCGGCCCTAATTGTGGGATCTCCGATATAGGGAGGATAGCCATGATAAACCATCTCTGCAACCTCTACGGGCTTGATACGATCTCCTTCGGCAATACGGTCGGATTTCTGATGGAAGCCCGCGAGAAGGGGTTGCTAGAGGTCGAGAAGCCTGATCTTAGATGGGGAAACCATGAGGCCGTTGAGGAGATGGTAAGGCTGACGGCTGAGCGAAGGGGGATCGGGGAGCTAGCATCAGAGGGCGTTAAGAGGATCTCGGAAAGGATAGGTGGGAAGGAGTTCGCCATGCATGTGAAGGGGATGGAGCTCCCAGCCTATGATCCCAGGGGGGCGAAGGGACAGGGCCTCGCTTATGCGACATCAAATAGGGGCGGCTGCCACCTCAGGGCCTATATGATAGAGAGCGAGATATTGAGCCTTCCGCGCTATTTGGATCCGCTGAAGAGCGAGGGGAAGGCCGGGCTTGTGAAGAGGATGCAAGACGTCTTCGCCGTCTTGGATAGCATGATAATGTGCAAATACACTACGCTGGCCCTGTTCAAGACCTTGGAATATGAGCCCTACTTCTACGCCCGCCTCCTCACAACCGCGACGGGCTTCTATTTCGATGAAGAGGAGTTCCGCAGAGCCGGGGAGAGGATTTACAATATCGAACGCCTCTTCAACGCTCGCGAGGGGTTCGGGAGGGTCGACGATTCGCTGCCGCCGAGGTTAAGCGGGACCCCGATGCCATCCGGGCCCGCCGAAGGCCAGATCATAGATTTGGGCCCAATGCTCGATGAATACTACGCCATCAGGGGATGGATGCCCAATGGCATCCCGTCGGACAAGAGGCTTCAAGAGCTCGGGATAATCTCGCAGCCCACATGGCCGAAGCTCCAAGTCGCCTTGGATTTAAGGGATTTGGAGGAGGCCCTCAGGATAGCCGAACTCTCCCATAGGGGAGGGGCCGAATGGCTGGAGGCTGGCACGCCCTTGGTGAAGAGCGCGGGCATGAGGGCCGTCAGCGAACTCAGGAGGAGGTTCCCGTCAGCGACGATAGTCGCCGATCTCAAGACCTTGGACACGGGTTGGCTGGAAACGGAGATAGCAGTCCTAGCGGGCGCGGATATCGTTTCAATATCCGGGTTGGCCAGCGATAATACCATAAGGGATTCAATCGGATGCGCTAGGAAATATGGTGCTAAGGTCATGGTCGATCTCTTGGAGGTGAGGGATCCGATCAAGCGCGCAAAGGAGATAGAGGCGCTGGGGGCCGATTACATATGCGCCCATTCAGCTATAGACGTGCAAAGGGATAGGGACCAAGAGATAGATAGGAAGGTATCCCTCATTGCGGACCTCGCCAAGTCGATATCGATCCCCCTCGCGGTCGCCGGAGGGATCAGATACGATACGGCGAGGAAACTTGTAAGGGCTGGGGCCAAGATAATAATCGTTGGGGCGGCGGTGACTAGGGCGGCCGATCCCATGATGGCGACGAGGAGGATCGTTGAATCGATCTGCTCCTGA
- a CDS encoding ATP-dependent DNA ligase, whose product MRYSIIADAYERIEATTKRLEMTELLADLFRRTPKGIIDKVVYLSQGKICPDYMGIELGVAEKLAIRAIAASSGRREGEVEELYRRVGDLGKATEALLERRSQSILFQEALTVEDVYDAFDKISRSTGPGSVDLKIRLLTKLLNNASPKEGKYIVRTALGKLRLGIADMTILDALSVAFAGTKEFREEIERAYNLSSDLGYVAKKVAEEGLEGIKRFGIILGRPIRPMLAERLSSPSEILEKLGGRGSAEYKYDGLRVQAHISGDSIILFSRRLENITEQFPDVVSHLREAVKSNGAVLEGECVGVDPNTGEMMPFQMISQRRGRKYMIEEMAEEIPVVFFAFDALYVGRDLTREPYPIRRKELESIVTETDFVKIAERKIVSDPEELEAYFEHAISLGCEGLVVKSLQENSVYQAGARGWLWIKYKRSYKAEAIDTFDLVPVGAFMGRGKRAGTYGALLMAAYNDEEDVFETVCKLGSGFTDEDLKALPEKMKPYVINHKHPRVKSQIEPDVWFVPSLVMEIAADEISLSPLHTCSKDSVRRGSGFALRFPRFTGNWRDDKSPEDATTSKEIAEMYRNQLKKISE is encoded by the coding sequence TTGAGGTATTCGATCATAGCGGATGCTTATGAGAGGATAGAGGCCACAACCAAAAGGCTTGAGATGACTGAACTATTGGCGGATTTATTCAGGCGAACGCCAAAGGGGATCATAGATAAGGTTGTATATCTCTCCCAAGGAAAGATATGCCCCGATTATATGGGGATCGAGCTCGGGGTAGCTGAGAAGCTCGCCATAAGGGCCATCGCCGCCTCATCGGGCAGGCGAGAGGGGGAGGTGGAAGAGCTATATCGGAGGGTCGGGGATCTCGGGAAGGCTACTGAGGCCCTGTTGGAGAGGAGGTCCCAATCGATCCTCTTCCAAGAGGCACTGACCGTGGAGGATGTCTACGATGCATTCGATAAGATCTCCCGCTCCACGGGCCCGGGATCGGTCGATTTGAAGATAAGGCTCCTCACGAAGCTCCTCAACAATGCCTCCCCGAAGGAGGGCAAATATATCGTCAGGACGGCCTTGGGGAAGTTAAGGCTCGGAATCGCGGATATGACGATTCTCGATGCCCTATCGGTGGCCTTCGCGGGCACTAAGGAGTTTAGGGAGGAGATAGAGAGGGCGTATAACCTATCATCGGACTTGGGCTATGTGGCCAAGAAGGTCGCCGAGGAGGGGCTAGAGGGCATAAAGAGGTTCGGGATAATCCTCGGGAGGCCGATAAGGCCCATGCTGGCGGAGAGGCTCTCATCGCCATCCGAGATATTGGAGAAATTGGGTGGGCGAGGCTCAGCAGAATACAAGTACGATGGGCTCAGGGTTCAAGCCCATATCTCGGGCGACTCGATCATTCTATTTTCGAGGAGGTTGGAGAACATAACAGAGCAATTCCCAGATGTGGTATCGCATCTTAGGGAGGCCGTTAAGTCGAATGGAGCCGTTTTGGAGGGAGAATGCGTTGGGGTCGATCCGAACACGGGGGAGATGATGCCGTTCCAGATGATCTCCCAGCGAAGGGGCAGGAAGTACATGATCGAGGAGATGGCGGAGGAGATCCCGGTGGTCTTCTTCGCCTTCGATGCCCTCTACGTGGGCAGGGATCTAACCCGCGAACCATATCCAATTAGGAGGAAGGAATTGGAGAGCATAGTGACTGAGACGGATTTCGTGAAGATCGCGGAGAGGAAGATCGTTAGCGATCCAGAGGAGCTTGAGGCCTACTTTGAGCACGCGATATCCTTGGGCTGCGAGGGTTTAGTGGTGAAGAGCCTGCAGGAAAATTCCGTTTATCAAGCCGGGGCTAGGGGGTGGCTTTGGATAAAGTACAAGAGGTCCTACAAGGCGGAGGCGATAGATACGTTCGACTTGGTTCCCGTCGGCGCTTTCATGGGGCGAGGGAAGAGGGCGGGCACATATGGCGCACTTCTGATGGCTGCCTATAATGATGAGGAGGATGTATTCGAAACCGTATGCAAGCTCGGGAGCGGCTTCACCGACGAGGACCTGAAGGCCCTGCCGGAGAAGATGAAGCCCTACGTCATCAATCATAAGCATCCCAGGGTCAAATCCCAGATCGAGCCCGATGTATGGTTCGTGCCATCCTTGGTGATGGAGATAGCCGCGGATGAGATTTCCCTATCGCCGCTCCATACCTGCTCTAAGGATTCGGTTCGGAGGGGCAGCGGCTTCGCCCTAAGATTCCCTCGGTTCACCGGGAACTGGAGGGACGATAAATCTCCGGAGGATGCCACAACTTCGAAGGAGATTGCCGAAATGTACAGGAATCAATTGAAGAAGATATCGGAGTGA
- a CDS encoding ABC transporter ATP-binding protein — protein sequence MRNDGEIVSAEGVTKVYSTGGLRYEALRGISIRIESGELISIVGPSGSGKSTLLHIMGLIDKPSSGRVFFEGRDTSKMGEDALAMLRNERIGFVFQAYNLVHRLTALENVELPLISRGIDPKIRRERAMKMLELVGLSSKYKNRPYELSGGEQQRVAIARALVTNPSIVFGDEITGNLDSKTTLQIVELVREINESTGTAFVLVTHNPEVAAATRRRIFLRDGRIERDERREDFN from the coding sequence TTGAGGAATGATGGGGAGATAGTAAGCGCCGAGGGGGTCACCAAGGTCTATTCCACAGGCGGATTGCGCTATGAGGCCCTTCGCGGGATATCGATCCGGATCGAGAGCGGGGAACTCATTTCCATAGTGGGGCCCTCGGGCAGCGGGAAATCCACGTTGCTCCACATCATGGGCCTGATCGATAAGCCCAGCAGCGGGAGGGTCTTCTTCGAGGGCCGGGATACCTCGAAGATGGGCGAGGATGCGCTCGCGATGCTGAGGAACGAGCGCATCGGATTCGTCTTCCAAGCCTACAACTTGGTCCATCGCTTGACGGCCTTGGAGAACGTGGAGCTCCCCCTGATCTCGCGCGGAATTGACCCAAAGATCCGGCGGGAGAGGGCGATGAAAATGCTGGAGCTGGTCGGCCTTTCTTCGAAATACAAGAACAGGCCTTACGAGCTGAGCGGGGGTGAGCAGCAAAGGGTCGCAATCGCGCGAGCGCTCGTTACGAACCCCTCCATAGTTTTCGGCGATGAGATCACGGGGAATTTGGATAGCAAAACAACGCTCCAGATCGTGGAACTGGTGAGGGAGATAAATGAAAGTACCGGCACAGCCTTCGTCCTAGTGACCCATAACCCAGAAGTCGCCGCAGCAACCCGAAGGCGCATATTCCTACGGGATGGGAGGATAGAAAGGGACGAACGGAGGGAGGATTTCAATTGA
- a CDS encoding FtsX-like permease family protein, with protein sequence MRAADVYSMALKALKDRKLRSALTILGITIGSALIVALVASTGGLTASVSKQIEKIGITTIMISSTSPRFQITDEDVISVRGIPGVKDVIPYISRRLSLNYGSNSLSVSLFGIEQGKIQSIYKGLALSRGTLADEYDPTGVIIGSAIANPPSESFPPLDVNEMLILQGGVGSSTSTYSFIVKGILAPYGAAGFLDIDEAVFMSLTGARLLFRSAYYSGLYVIAESADAVDSVVTSLQNYYGSSARISSPSALLSTAQSVTTQLTYFLGSIAAVSLFVAGVGIANTMYISVVERTREIGILKAIGYRPRQILSLFLAEAAVTGMIGGLIGTSAGVLLSFLLSGNLPFGFRVPGIGFRPGQSATAGASFSPALSAELILFSLTFPVAIAILAGLYPAWRASRMDTVIALKYE encoded by the coding sequence TTGCGAGCGGCTGATGTATATTCGATGGCCCTCAAGGCGCTTAAGGATCGGAAGCTACGGAGCGCATTGACAATCCTAGGCATCACAATAGGATCGGCCCTCATAGTCGCCTTGGTCGCATCCACCGGCGGCCTCACCGCCAGCGTATCCAAGCAGATAGAGAAGATAGGCATTACGACCATAATGATCTCCTCAACCTCGCCTCGATTCCAGATCACCGATGAGGACGTAATCTCCGTGAGGGGGATCCCGGGCGTAAAGGACGTCATCCCCTATATCTCTAGGAGGTTGAGCCTCAATTATGGAAGCAACAGCCTCTCCGTTTCGCTATTCGGGATCGAGCAGGGCAAGATCCAATCGATTTACAAGGGTCTCGCCTTAAGCCGGGGCACCTTGGCCGATGAATATGACCCGACCGGGGTGATCATTGGATCGGCCATAGCCAATCCCCCATCCGAGAGCTTTCCACCCCTCGACGTCAACGAGATGCTGATCCTCCAAGGGGGAGTTGGCTCGTCAACGTCGACATATTCCTTCATAGTAAAGGGGATCCTAGCGCCCTATGGCGCCGCGGGGTTCTTGGATATAGACGAGGCCGTCTTCATGAGCTTAACCGGAGCGCGCCTGTTATTCCGTTCGGCATATTATTCGGGCTTGTACGTCATCGCGGAGTCGGCCGACGCGGTGGACTCCGTCGTGACCTCATTACAAAACTATTACGGCTCAAGCGCTAGGATCAGTAGCCCCTCCGCGCTCCTATCCACCGCGCAATCAGTCACCACTCAGCTCACCTACTTCCTCGGGAGCATCGCGGCGGTTTCGCTCTTCGTCGCCGGGGTCGGGATAGCTAATACAATGTATATCTCGGTCGTTGAGAGGACCCGGGAGATAGGGATCCTTAAGGCGATCGGATACAGGCCTAGGCAGATCCTCTCGCTCTTCTTGGCGGAGGCCGCGGTAACCGGGATGATAGGAGGCTTGATCGGGACGTCGGCCGGTGTGCTGCTGTCCTTCCTCCTAAGCGGGAATCTGCCGTTCGGTTTCCGGGTTCCGGGCATCGGGTTCAGGCCCGGCCAGAGCGCGACCGCGGGCGCATCCTTCTCGCCAGCGCTTTCCGCGGAGCTGATCCTCTTCTCCCTAACTTTTCCAGTGGCCATCGCGATCCTAGCGGGGCTTTACCCAGCTTGGCGCGCTTCTAGGATGGATACAGTGATCGCCCTGAAGTACGAATGA